In Spirochaetales bacterium, the following are encoded in one genomic region:
- a CDS encoding HD domain-containing protein, with product MNMRRIISNLILCPLFKSPEEVREPVAYACILDNIGEEYRKMLRYTFKSLLEASRLKDNASDGHNERVNRYAKILAENLLGKSGFEEVDMTYVEDIGYLAAMHDVGKIGTPDDILNKSQPLEDWEWKIIKEHTINGAYILSTYPNLLAKEIALYHHERWQGDGYPYGLSQDMIPLSARIVAVADVYDALRMKRTYREVVTHREAKVVILNGRGTQFDPAIVDNFLDVEKEFDRIYHELKD from the coding sequence ATGAATATGAGAAGGATAATTTCCAACCTTATTCTTTGTCCGCTTTTTAAATCACCGGAAGAAGTACGTGAACCAGTCGCCTATGCGTGTATCCTCGACAATATCGGTGAAGAATATAGAAAAATGCTCAGGTATACCTTCAAAAGCCTGCTCGAGGCATCCCGGCTGAAAGACAATGCGTCTGACGGGCATAACGAGCGGGTCAACCGGTATGCAAAAATCCTGGCGGAGAATCTGTTGGGGAAGTCCGGTTTTGAAGAAGTTGATATGACCTATGTCGAGGACATCGGTTATCTCGCCGCGATGCACGATGTGGGAAAGATAGGAACGCCGGATGATATCCTGAATAAAAGCCAACCGCTCGAAGACTGGGAGTGGAAAATAATCAAGGAGCATACGATCAACGGGGCCTATATTCTCAGCACGTACCCGAATCTGCTGGCAAAGGAAATCGCGTTATACCATCATGAACGATGGCAGGGGGACGGATATCCGTATGGGCTGAGTCAGGACATGATCCCTCTTTCTGCGAGAATCGTCGCGGTCGCGGACGTTTATGATGCCCTTCGCATGAAGCGGACGTACAGGGAAGTGGTGACGCACAGAGAGGCTAAAGTGGTGATTTTAAACGGTAGGGGAACACAATTCGATCCTGCGATTGTAGATAATTTCCTTGATGTCGAAAAAGAGTTCGACAGGATATACCATGAATTGAAGGATTAA
- a CDS encoding VanZ family protein, producing MNEDIVVYRLRSTIPDRKGLPPVPEKIKLHHVLVFSLGCATIVVLAITASGLFIPKFIPNGNHILDYDFETKKDLHTYLHRDDLPDPDTSKNGAGIIESGSEKKSVLMLEGSETKAAFVYWILPKNNTMEYLELSCDVRLIDVVPEEKKYPRIWLYCEDGNGKKNWNIRHFISLQHRFTFWQRIDRYFYIPAETEKIHLRLTTENVTGRLLIDSLRLTPSRINPSFGLYRIILGAMVFVSGMFILIKFHTYTRLFWKQILICLFITSGVLLPKRFYYPVISTSPFLKSFIEDGGHFLLFFILSLLLFTKRDMFSYKNSRQYLLLHIITLTILAVATELLQYFTFSRSMSLIDLFIDIAGIAAGLAAGLLFIRLRYGKKKAGA from the coding sequence GTGAATGAGGATATTGTTGTGTATCGCCTTCGTTCGACAATACCCGACAGAAAGGGATTACCGCCCGTGCCTGAAAAAATCAAGCTGCATCATGTCCTTGTGTTTTCTCTCGGCTGCGCGACAATTGTCGTACTCGCCATCACCGCTTCGGGCCTTTTTATTCCCAAATTCATTCCAAATGGAAATCACATTCTCGATTACGACTTTGAAACAAAGAAAGATCTGCATACATACCTTCACCGTGACGATTTACCGGACCCCGACACCTCTAAAAACGGTGCCGGGATTATCGAAAGCGGATCTGAAAAAAAATCGGTTTTAATGCTTGAAGGATCGGAGACAAAGGCGGCTTTCGTCTACTGGATACTACCGAAAAACAATACCATGGAATATCTTGAGCTTTCATGTGATGTCCGGCTGATCGATGTGGTTCCCGAAGAGAAAAAATATCCCCGAATCTGGCTTTATTGCGAGGACGGGAACGGAAAAAAGAACTGGAATATCAGGCACTTCATATCGCTGCAACACCGGTTCACCTTTTGGCAGAGAATCGACCGCTATTTTTATATCCCCGCCGAAACGGAAAAAATTCACCTGCGCCTTACCACCGAAAACGTCACCGGCCGTCTGCTTATCGACAGCTTGAGATTGACCCCGTCACGCATCAATCCTTCTTTCGGCCTTTACAGAATTATCCTCGGCGCAATGGTTTTCGTTTCCGGTATGTTTATTCTGATAAAATTTCACACATACACACGGCTATTCTGGAAACAAATCCTCATCTGCCTTTTCATTACTTCAGGCGTTCTGCTGCCGAAACGGTTTTATTACCCGGTTATCAGTACCTCTCCTTTTTTAAAATCGTTCATTGAGGATGGCGGTCATTTTCTCCTGTTTTTTATACTCAGTCTGCTGTTATTTACAAAAAGGGATATGTTCTCGTATAAAAACAGCCGGCAATACCTTCTGCTTCATATCATCACTCTCACCATATTGGCCGTTGCAACGGAACTACTTCAATATTTTACGTTTTCACGCTCCATGTCGCTAATCGATTTGTTTATCGATATCGCGGGAATCGCCGCGGGATTGGCAGCCGGGTTATTGTTTATCCGGTTGCGATACGGAAAAAAGAAAGCGGGCGCATAG
- a CDS encoding GntR family transcriptional regulator: protein MNNDDHHTLEFTLDPKSGVPFYKQIILQIEMAIADGRLVCGDQLPTVRGLAVDLQINPNTVARAYSELEIRGIITSQQGSGSFISDKKIELSEIEREKILAELTRTFITKAASYGFSLEEILHYLQDFAKVVSEEEGEGV from the coding sequence ATGAATAATGACGATCATCATACATTGGAGTTTACCCTTGATCCCAAAAGCGGGGTTCCGTTCTATAAACAGATTATTCTTCAGATAGAGATGGCGATTGCAGACGGAAGACTCGTCTGCGGAGACCAGCTCCCGACGGTTCGCGGACTTGCGGTGGATCTTCAGATCAATCCGAATACGGTCGCGCGTGCGTACAGCGAACTCGAGATTCGGGGGATTATAACGAGTCAACAGGGAAGCGGGTCGTTTATCAGTGATAAAAAGATCGAACTCAGCGAGATCGAGCGGGAGAAAATACTCGCTGAATTGACACGGACATTCATTACAAAAGCAGCTTCCTACGGGTTCTCCCTTGAAGAAATCCTTCATTATTTACAGGATTTCGCGAAGGTGGTATCCGAGGAGGAAGGAGAGGGAGTATGA
- a CDS encoding slipin family protein, whose amino-acid sequence MNVIKNKYERIKNLPVFKLPRDFGYNAFSYLVLGIFMGVGIAVQYYTQGPIETETLVAVVIGTIIMGGFLTIFPLWITVIQFLILSWVGMYAKAGGSFYPLYSFIAAGLVFSPAFQLVQHWDKVVILRFGKFRKARGPGLFMLFPIIDRVTAFVDTRIRATDFSAEKTLTMDTVPVHVDALCFWMVWDAKKSVLEVENFIEAVVLSAQTALRDGIGKHELADLLSEREHIGKEIQQILDAKTNPWGISILSVEITDIIIPRELEDAMSKRAQAERERQSRVILGSAEVEVAEKFEQAAKRYKDNPTALHLRAMNMIYEGIKKHGSIMLLPSTALESMSLGTVMGALALGKEKGIVPKGKAAGAADSEEDGNVGEDNGE is encoded by the coding sequence ATAAATGTAATAAAAAACAAATACGAACGGATTAAAAACCTGCCGGTATTCAAGCTTCCCCGTGATTTCGGCTATAACGCTTTTTCCTATCTCGTGCTGGGAATTTTTATGGGAGTGGGAATCGCGGTTCAGTACTATACACAGGGACCGATCGAGACGGAAACCCTTGTCGCCGTCGTTATCGGCACGATAATCATGGGGGGATTCCTTACGATATTTCCCCTCTGGATCACGGTGATCCAGTTTCTCATTCTTTCCTGGGTGGGCATGTACGCGAAAGCGGGCGGCAGTTTCTATCCGCTTTACAGTTTTATCGCGGCCGGACTTGTTTTTTCACCCGCTTTTCAACTGGTTCAGCATTGGGACAAGGTGGTGATCCTCCGGTTCGGAAAGTTCAGGAAGGCCCGGGGACCGGGGTTGTTCATGCTTTTCCCGATCATCGACAGGGTGACCGCGTTTGTCGATACCAGGATACGGGCGACCGATTTCAGCGCTGAAAAAACATTGACGATGGATACGGTTCCCGTCCACGTTGATGCGCTTTGTTTCTGGATGGTGTGGGACGCAAAAAAGAGTGTGCTCGAGGTCGAAAATTTTATCGAGGCCGTGGTTCTGTCTGCGCAAACGGCACTCCGGGACGGTATCGGAAAGCACGAACTCGCAGACCTCCTTTCGGAACGGGAACATATCGGCAAGGAGATTCAGCAGATTCTCGACGCAAAGACGAATCCCTGGGGGATCAGCATACTGTCCGTCGAAATTACCGATATCATCATCCCGCGTGAACTCGAAGACGCGATGTCGAAACGCGCTCAGGCTGAACGCGAGCGCCAGTCCAGGGTTATTCTGGGTTCCGCGGAAGTCGAGGTCGCGGAAAAATTCGAACAGGCGGCGAAACGCTACAAGGACAATCCGACCGCGCTTCATCTGCGGGCCATGAATATGATCTACGAGGGGATCAAGAAGCACGGGTCGATCATGCTCCTTCCGTCGACGGCACTTGAGTCGATGTCGCTGGGTACGGTAATGGGAGCCCTCGCACTCGGAAAGGAAAAGGGAATCGTTCCCAAAGGAAAGGCGGCCGGAGCGGCCGATTCCGAAGAAGACGGGAATGTAGGGGAGGATAACGGGGAATGA